The Nitrospiraceae bacterium genome includes a window with the following:
- the arsC gene encoding arsenate reductase (glutaredoxin) (This arsenate reductase requires both glutathione and glutaredoxin to convert arsenate to arsenite, after which the efflux transporter formed by ArsA and ArsB can extrude the arsenite from the cell, providing resistance.) produces MAEITIYQKPTCSTCREAVRLVRESGQPFTAINYYEKPFTKAQLKGLLKKAGLSPRDVLRTKEDIYKTLKLSSGTQSDDELLDLMIKHPDLIQRPLVVKGDKVILARPSDTVECLL; encoded by the coding sequence ATGGCAGAAATTACGATTTATCAGAAACCCACCTGTTCCACCTGTCGCGAGGCCGTCCGCTTGGTCAGGGAAAGTGGCCAACCATTCACCGCAATCAACTATTACGAGAAGCCTTTCACGAAGGCGCAACTCAAGGGACTGCTCAAGAAAGCGGGACTCTCGCCGCGGGATGTGCTGCGGACGAAAGAAGACATCTATAAGACGCTGAAACTCTCGTCCGGCACCCAGAGCGACGACGAGTTGCTCGACCTCATGATCAAGCATCCGGATCTGATTCAACGCCCGCTGGTCGTGAAAGGCGACAAAGTGATCCTGGCCCGCCCATCCGACACGGTGGAATGTCTGCTGTAA
- a CDS encoding IPTL-CTERM sorting domain-containing protein, which yields MDGASQAARISLLGRILERLNLRFPTLFLLFAMLTVADLLLPDPIPLLDEIGLALLTLLLGMWKQRRTGRPTRPYRVPPH from the coding sequence ATGGATGGTGCGAGTCAAGCTGCGCGTATCTCGCTGCTGGGGCGAATACTGGAACGGTTGAACCTTCGATTCCCGACTCTCTTCCTTCTGTTTGCGATGTTGACGGTGGCGGACCTATTGCTGCCGGATCCGATCCCCCTGCTCGATGAGATAGGGCTGGCGCTCCTGACGTTGTTGCTGGGAATGTGGAAGCAGCGCCGCACGGGCCGCCCCACCCGCCCCTACCGCGTCCCACCCCACTGA
- a CDS encoding GGDEF domain-containing protein — MPLTFRTTLVAFMFPGGILVLAALAFLRPTGLPHWVQPLLHLLPFGVMLFSGLFAWLFDRARVALTLLILLLTDLVLLGVTGSVSADGHPDISWELLYQAAGLLVPLNLLGLTIYSKDRIRSTRTMVWVVGILVQATIVLGLRQLAPLEFVAVLHTAFLPAHWTAWSPLSQPGLLAFVLSTGLLVFRFMESRSPLETGFAWTLVATAFAFFSIRWQWDPRGFLMTAALAVTTTLVIASYRAAHRDELTGLPDREALAQATQRLGQTYAVALLEVDQLRQVNNLYGRRVGDQIMAHAARKVVHSSGIGKVFLYNQDQFLVLFPRKTTSDTLVSLESMRKAVSSLDLVLRHRAQIVVRPKDTTPEEGTEESIPVTLSLGVAGTGELHVRWELVVKNACGALLQAKQDGGNLVRRSGPQERAAIETGPARIRPSTGAWPRTGTE, encoded by the coding sequence ATGCCGCTCACCTTTCGCACGACGCTTGTGGCGTTCATGTTTCCAGGTGGAATCTTGGTCCTGGCCGCACTGGCGTTTCTACGGCCCACCGGCCTTCCCCATTGGGTGCAACCGCTCCTCCACCTGCTGCCGTTCGGCGTGATGCTCTTCTCGGGGCTGTTTGCCTGGCTGTTCGATCGTGCGCGCGTGGCCTTGACCCTGCTGATTTTGCTCCTGACCGATCTGGTGCTCTTGGGAGTGACCGGCTCGGTGAGTGCCGATGGACATCCCGACATTTCATGGGAATTGTTGTATCAAGCAGCCGGCCTGCTGGTGCCGCTGAACCTGCTCGGCTTGACGATCTACTCGAAGGACCGCATCCGCAGTACTCGAACCATGGTGTGGGTCGTCGGCATCCTTGTTCAGGCGACGATCGTGTTGGGGCTTCGACAACTTGCACCACTGGAATTTGTGGCGGTGCTGCATACCGCGTTTCTACCCGCGCATTGGACCGCGTGGTCGCCGCTCTCACAGCCCGGTCTTCTGGCCTTCGTGCTATCGACGGGATTGCTGGTCTTTCGCTTCATGGAATCGCGGAGTCCCCTTGAGACCGGGTTTGCCTGGACGCTCGTGGCGACAGCGTTTGCCTTTTTCAGCATTCGGTGGCAATGGGATCCACGGGGCTTTCTCATGACCGCTGCCCTAGCCGTGACGACCACGTTGGTGATCGCAAGTTATCGAGCAGCCCATCGTGACGAACTGACGGGACTTCCGGATCGAGAGGCCCTGGCCCAGGCCACACAGCGGCTGGGGCAGACCTACGCGGTGGCGCTCCTCGAGGTCGACCAACTGCGACAGGTCAACAATCTTTACGGCCGAAGGGTTGGGGACCAGATCATGGCGCACGCGGCGAGAAAAGTGGTCCATTCCAGCGGGATCGGGAAAGTCTTCCTCTATAATCAGGATCAGTTCTTGGTCCTGTTTCCCCGCAAGACCACCAGTGACACGTTGGTGTCACTCGAGTCGATGAGAAAAGCCGTGTCCTCGTTGGATCTCGTCTTGCGACATCGTGCCCAAATCGTCGTTCGGCCGAAGGATACGACGCCGGAGGAGGGCACGGAGGAATCCATTCCCGTGACGCTGAGTCTTGGCGTGGCAGGAACCGGCGAGTTGCACGTTCGATGGGAATTGGTCGTGAAGAATGCCTGCGGAGCGCTGCTGCAGGCCAAGCAGGACGGCGGGAACCTCGTGCGGCGAAGCGGCCCTCAAGAACGGGCTGCGATCGAAACCGGACCAGCCCGGATACGTCCCTCAACCGGCGCGTGGCCACGCACCGGAACGGAGTAA
- the rnd gene encoding ribonuclease D, translated as MMVKPAQDLPYIASAESLDALCDRLESVTTLAIDTEFMGEDHFIPRLELIQVAADGFAAVIDFPAVQQTASIARFWALLCMASIEKVLHAGRQDLELFAHHAGQLPKPFFDTQIAAAMVGYGPQTAYANLVQRVQGVRLDKAHTFTNWSQRPLSQDQLVYALDDVKFLLPVHQHLRQKLSVLGRLDWVDEEFSRLETSLGSQARDPQERYQRIRGWDSLKPKAAAVLRDLTAWRENEARRRNVPRGRVLRDEVLLQLARQTPRTLDQLRGMRGMYGSEVERNGQALLAVMQQALARPESEWPEVPRDRKPDPESTGVLELMQAVLKARASADNIASTLIATTSDLQALVDHDAADGPEPDLPILRGWRRQLVGETLLSILDGRLKVWVEPGTSKLRFGHLDHP; from the coding sequence ATGATGGTCAAGCCCGCTCAAGATCTCCCCTACATCGCATCTGCGGAGTCGCTCGACGCGCTCTGCGACCGGCTCGAGAGCGTCACGACCCTGGCGATCGACACCGAGTTCATGGGCGAGGACCATTTCATACCTCGGCTCGAGCTCATTCAGGTGGCGGCAGACGGGTTCGCGGCCGTCATCGACTTTCCGGCGGTGCAACAGACCGCTTCCATCGCGCGCTTCTGGGCGCTGCTCTGCATGGCGAGTATAGAAAAGGTGCTTCACGCCGGGCGGCAGGATCTCGAACTCTTCGCGCACCATGCCGGCCAGCTGCCGAAGCCCTTTTTCGACACGCAGATTGCGGCCGCGATGGTCGGGTACGGTCCCCAAACCGCCTATGCCAATCTCGTGCAGCGGGTGCAAGGGGTACGCTTGGACAAGGCCCATACTTTCACGAATTGGAGCCAGCGCCCTTTGAGCCAGGACCAATTGGTGTATGCATTGGACGATGTGAAATTTTTGCTCCCGGTGCATCAGCATCTCCGGCAGAAACTGTCGGTGCTGGGTCGATTGGACTGGGTCGACGAAGAGTTTTCCCGTCTCGAAACCTCGCTCGGCTCGCAGGCGCGCGACCCTCAAGAGCGGTATCAGCGAATTCGGGGATGGGATAGCCTCAAACCGAAGGCGGCGGCGGTCTTGCGCGATCTGACTGCCTGGCGAGAGAACGAAGCCCGGCGACGCAACGTGCCCCGCGGCCGTGTGTTGCGAGACGAAGTCTTGCTGCAGCTCGCGCGACAGACCCCGCGTACGCTCGACCAACTGCGCGGTATGAGAGGGATGTACGGATCGGAAGTGGAGCGAAACGGCCAAGCCTTGTTAGCCGTCATGCAACAGGCCTTGGCCAGACCTGAATCCGAATGGCCGGAGGTTCCGCGCGATCGGAAGCCGGACCCTGAATCGACCGGAGTTCTGGAGTTGATGCAGGCGGTGCTGAAGGCCAGAGCTTCCGCGGACAACATCGCCTCGACCTTGATTGCCACGACCAGCGACCTCCAAGCGCTTGTCGATCATGACGCTGCCGATGGCCCTGAACCGGACCTTCCGATCTTGCGGGGTTGGCGGCGGCAATTGGTGGGGGAGACGCTCCTGAGTATTTTGGATGGACGATTGAAGGTTTGGGTTGAACCGGGAACCAGCAAGTTGCGATTCGGTCACCTCGACCACCCCTAG
- a CDS encoding DnaJ domain-containing protein, translated as MLRAKNADSIDFAVDYMMQERVDSFFRVEQGLDEVERSLQQIEEELLQIHDLSGAIRLESRLEFVEDRWDELDSEVRERPRRRRRKINLADFLKAAGGGEPGAPRSEISTAHDAYEALGLEFGTALADVTTMFRQRAKELHPDARNGDRSSEPELRRILEAYQFLKEYLSLSNTEPPIARGSEYRPPE; from the coding sequence ATGTTGCGCGCCAAAAACGCGGACAGCATCGACTTTGCCGTCGACTACATGATGCAGGAGCGGGTGGACAGTTTCTTCCGCGTCGAGCAAGGTCTCGACGAGGTAGAGCGATCGCTCCAACAGATTGAAGAGGAATTGCTCCAGATCCACGACCTCTCCGGCGCCATTCGGCTGGAATCCCGGCTGGAGTTCGTGGAAGACCGTTGGGACGAACTCGACAGTGAAGTGCGTGAACGACCCAGACGCCGTCGGCGTAAAATCAACCTCGCTGATTTTCTCAAGGCTGCGGGCGGCGGTGAACCCGGCGCCCCCAGGAGCGAGATCAGCACGGCACACGATGCCTACGAAGCCCTGGGGCTGGAGTTCGGTACCGCACTGGCCGATGTGACGACCATGTTCCGGCAGCGGGCGAAGGAACTCCATCCCGACGCGAGGAACGGGGACCGGAGCTCGGAACCAGAACTGCGCCGTATTCTCGAAGCGTACCAGTTTCTGAAAGAATATTTGAGTTTGAGCAATACCGAACCGCCCATTGCACGCGGATCCGAGTATCGTCCGCCTGAGTAA
- a CDS encoding NAD-dependent malic enzyme: MTTDDIGPYSNYRLTVRLALLNKPGIFAKVASTLAEEGANLGAVDIVSANAERMIRDVTFDVQNEAHGERVLARLESLPEVNVLSASDRIFLLHLGGKIRVQSKVPVTTRNVLSMVYTPGVGRVCQAIAKDPSKAYAFTIKNNSVAVVTDGSAVLGLGNLGPQAALPVMEGKVMIFREFAGIDAWPICLNAQDPQEIVRIVTGIAPGFGAINLEDIAAPRCFEIERALKAALDIPVMHDDQHGTAVVLLAALMNALKVVGKKLEDVRIVVNGLGAAGTACCRILLAAGVSHLVGCDKEGVVLMGEAEELRACRTDLQSCIRRHRPRGTLQEALRGADVFIGLSVGNVLVREDLERMNGDRIVFAMANPDPEIDPKIGDEASRIFATGRSDFPNQINNALAYPGIFRGALDVQAREINEQMKLAAAQAIAEGVPSTALSEDYIIPSLFDREIVPRVAKAVAAAARETGVARRRARIDDDLH; encoded by the coding sequence GTGACGACGGATGATATCGGTCCCTACTCCAATTACCGCCTGACTGTCCGTCTCGCCCTCCTGAACAAGCCCGGAATTTTTGCCAAAGTGGCCTCGACGTTGGCTGAGGAAGGCGCCAACCTCGGTGCCGTGGATATCGTATCGGCCAATGCCGAGCGGATGATCCGCGACGTCACGTTCGACGTGCAGAACGAAGCGCACGGCGAGCGGGTGCTCGCGCGGCTGGAAAGTCTGCCGGAGGTCAACGTGCTCTCCGCATCGGACCGCATTTTCCTGCTCCATCTCGGGGGCAAAATCCGTGTGCAAAGCAAGGTCCCCGTGACGACCAGAAACGTGCTGTCGATGGTCTACACACCGGGGGTCGGCCGCGTCTGCCAGGCCATTGCGAAAGATCCATCCAAAGCCTACGCCTTCACCATCAAGAACAACTCCGTAGCTGTGGTGACCGACGGCTCGGCCGTGTTGGGGCTGGGCAATTTGGGCCCGCAGGCCGCCTTGCCGGTGATGGAAGGGAAGGTCATGATCTTCAGGGAGTTCGCCGGCATCGATGCCTGGCCGATCTGCCTCAATGCCCAGGATCCCCAGGAGATCGTCCGCATCGTCACGGGCATCGCACCGGGTTTCGGCGCGATCAACCTCGAAGATATTGCGGCTCCGCGCTGTTTCGAAATCGAGCGGGCGCTGAAAGCAGCCCTCGATATTCCCGTCATGCATGATGATCAGCACGGCACGGCTGTCGTCCTCCTGGCGGCACTGATGAACGCCCTGAAGGTGGTCGGCAAGAAGTTGGAGGATGTCCGGATCGTCGTGAACGGTCTCGGTGCGGCTGGCACCGCTTGCTGTCGCATTCTCCTGGCAGCCGGGGTCTCGCATCTCGTCGGCTGCGACAAGGAAGGCGTGGTCTTGATGGGGGAAGCCGAAGAACTTCGCGCCTGCCGCACCGATCTGCAATCCTGCATCAGGCGACACCGCCCTCGCGGGACACTCCAGGAGGCGCTGCGCGGAGCAGATGTCTTCATTGGCTTGTCCGTGGGGAACGTGCTGGTGCGGGAGGACTTGGAACGGATGAACGGGGATCGCATCGTGTTTGCGATGGCCAATCCCGATCCGGAGATCGATCCGAAAATAGGGGACGAGGCCTCGCGCATCTTTGCAACCGGCCGGTCCGACTTTCCCAATCAGATCAACAATGCACTGGCTTACCCTGGCATCTTCCGCGGCGCGCTCGATGTGCAGGCGAGAGAAATCAACGAGCAGATGAAGCTGGCCGCGGCCCAAGCCATCGCGGAAGGCGTTCCATCCACCGCCTTGTCGGAGGACTACATCATTCCCAGCCTCTTCGACCGCGAGATTGTCCCCCGCGTCGCCAAAGCCGTTGCCGCCGCAGCTCGAGAAACCGGCGTCGCGCGCCGCCGTGCAAGGATCGACGACGATCTGCACTAG
- a CDS encoding fused MFS/spermidine synthase, which yields MALPYLFAATLFLSAFLLFLVQPMIAKMILPALGGTPAVWNTCTLFFQATLLAGYSYAHVLTSRVATKAQIGLHAAVLALPLMALPIGLAADWVQPKEANPIPWLLMLLTVSIGLPFFALSTTAPLMQKWFAQSDHPSAKDPYFLYAASNLGSMLSLLGYPVVIEPMLPLRGSLLGSQSGLWSIGYVLLSMLILACGFLVARSSSPLHVSGPSSVRAAATAAAAPSLRLQLWWVALAFVPSSLMLGVTTYVTLNLAAIPLLWVIPLTLYLLSFIFVFAKWPPSSHRLMIRTLPVLILILAFTMVPDTPNFPLPVTIALHFVTLFVAALVCHGELARTRPSPAYLTHFYMLMSIGGVLGGLFNGLIAPVLFKSILEYKIVLVVAAFLLPEEGWGPWFARHFKDWGVAAKAGGWPRDFLYAGSVGALLLFASWIDSRPAGEGGVLSLCRDGLQAVAQGLSRVTGFDQEEAWALLIYGPILAATIVLVAHPRRFGLTLGAILLAGTLSLSLDTSNRVLFQDRSFFGVLKVKHSVEENSHRLIHGNTIHGAQSLDPARRRESMTYFHRTGPIGQLFSSFQGPYAKRNIAVTGLGAGTLANYVEAGQTLTYYEIDPLVVKVALDPQYFTYYEDAKQRGAQLSVVIGDGRLTMEQAPDHSYDLIILDAFSSDSVPVHLITKEAMSLYFRKLAPHGLVIVNISNRYLDLSPVLASLALSLHVVGLRQDDDPDDAIPEKYGSTWAVMANERADFGSVVNDRRWIPFSPESRAGVWTDDFSNMLGVVKWFSSP from the coding sequence ATGGCCTTACCCTACCTCTTCGCCGCCACTCTGTTTCTCAGCGCTTTCTTACTATTCCTCGTTCAGCCGATGATCGCGAAGATGATTCTGCCCGCACTGGGCGGCACGCCGGCGGTCTGGAATACCTGTACGTTGTTTTTTCAGGCCACCTTGTTGGCGGGCTACAGTTACGCCCACGTGCTGACCAGTCGCGTTGCGACCAAGGCACAGATTGGGTTGCATGCCGCGGTGCTGGCACTGCCGCTCATGGCGCTCCCCATCGGACTCGCGGCGGACTGGGTGCAGCCGAAGGAGGCGAACCCGATCCCCTGGCTCTTGATGCTCCTCACCGTGTCGATCGGATTGCCGTTCTTTGCGCTCTCGACCACCGCGCCACTCATGCAAAAGTGGTTTGCCCAGAGCGACCACCCGTCGGCGAAGGACCCATACTTTCTCTACGCGGCGAGCAATCTGGGCAGCATGCTCTCGCTGTTAGGCTATCCGGTGGTGATCGAGCCGATGTTGCCGCTGCGGGGGAGCCTCTTGGGCTCGCAGAGCGGCCTCTGGAGCATTGGCTACGTACTCCTGAGTATGCTGATCCTGGCCTGCGGTTTCCTGGTCGCAAGATCCTCTTCGCCGCTTCATGTCTCCGGTCCCAGCTCCGTCCGAGCGGCCGCGACCGCCGCCGCAGCGCCCTCCTTGCGCCTGCAGCTCTGGTGGGTGGCCTTGGCCTTCGTGCCGTCGAGTCTGATGTTAGGCGTCACCACCTACGTGACACTGAATCTCGCCGCGATTCCCTTGCTCTGGGTCATTCCGCTCACGTTGTATCTGCTCAGCTTCATCTTCGTGTTCGCGAAATGGCCCCCCTCTTCGCACCGGCTCATGATCAGGACGCTGCCGGTCCTGATTCTCATTTTGGCCTTTACAATGGTGCCGGACACGCCGAACTTTCCGTTGCCCGTGACGATTGCGCTGCACTTCGTCACGCTATTCGTGGCGGCTCTGGTGTGCCACGGAGAGTTGGCGAGGACCAGACCCTCGCCGGCCTACTTGACCCACTTCTATATGTTGATGTCGATCGGCGGTGTACTGGGCGGCCTGTTCAATGGGCTCATCGCTCCGGTCCTCTTCAAGAGCATTTTGGAATATAAGATCGTGTTGGTCGTTGCCGCGTTCCTGCTTCCGGAAGAAGGCTGGGGCCCTTGGTTCGCGCGACATTTCAAAGATTGGGGCGTCGCGGCCAAGGCCGGCGGCTGGCCTCGCGATTTCCTGTATGCCGGTTCCGTGGGGGCGCTGCTGCTCTTCGCCAGTTGGATCGATAGTCGGCCGGCTGGCGAAGGGGGTGTCCTCAGTCTCTGCCGTGACGGCCTTCAGGCCGTGGCGCAAGGCCTGTCCCGTGTGACCGGGTTTGATCAAGAAGAGGCCTGGGCCTTACTCATCTATGGGCCGATCCTCGCGGCGACCATTGTTCTCGTAGCCCATCCGAGGCGTTTTGGGCTGACGCTGGGCGCCATCTTGCTGGCCGGTACGCTGTCGCTGAGCCTGGATACCAGCAACCGCGTGCTCTTCCAGGACCGGTCATTTTTTGGCGTGCTGAAGGTGAAGCACAGTGTGGAAGAAAACTCCCACCGGCTCATTCACGGTAACACCATCCATGGAGCGCAAAGTCTCGACCCGGCTCGACGCCGCGAATCGATGACCTATTTTCACCGGACCGGCCCAATCGGCCAACTCTTCAGTTCCTTTCAGGGGCCCTACGCGAAACGGAATATTGCCGTCACCGGCCTGGGGGCGGGGACGCTGGCCAACTATGTCGAGGCGGGGCAGACGTTGACCTACTATGAAATCGATCCGCTGGTGGTCAAGGTCGCGCTGGATCCCCAATACTTCACGTACTACGAAGATGCCAAACAGCGAGGCGCGCAGCTTTCAGTCGTGATCGGCGACGGCAGGCTCACCATGGAGCAGGCGCCGGACCACAGCTATGATTTGATCATCCTCGATGCGTTCAGCAGTGATTCCGTGCCGGTCCATCTCATCACCAAGGAGGCCATGTCGCTGTACTTTAGAAAGTTGGCGCCCCATGGCCTGGTGATTGTAAACATTTCCAACCGCTACCTGGATCTCTCGCCGGTCTTGGCCAGTTTGGCTCTGTCTCTCCACGTGGTTGGACTCCGGCAGGACGACGATCCTGACGACGCGATTCCCGAGAAGTACGGATCGACCTGGGCCGTGATGGCCAACGAGCGCGCCGATTTCGGTTCCGTGGTCAACGACAGGCGCTGGATTCCCTTCAGCCCCGAATCAAGGGCGGGGGTCTGGACCGACGATTTTTCGAACATGCTCGGCGTCGTCAAATGGTTTTCCAGCCCATAA